A section of the Papaver somniferum cultivar HN1 unplaced genomic scaffold, ASM357369v1 unplaced-scaffold_32, whole genome shotgun sequence genome encodes:
- the LOC113341907 gene encoding BTB/POZ domain-containing protein At1g67900-like isoform X1, which yields MKFMKLGSRPDTFYTTEAVRSVSTEVSSDLIIQIKGYRYLLHKFPLFSKCLRLQRLCSESSNSSPQQLIQLPDFPGGVEAFEICAKFCYGITITLSSFNIVSARCAAEYLQMTEEVEKGNLICKLDCFLNYCILRGWKDSLLTLQSTRSLPLWSEELGITSRCIDAIALKTQAHPSRLNWLHSTSRGRDDASLCNGTESQRHRTASKGWWAEDIAELGIDLYWRTVVAIKAGGRIPAYLIGEALKIYASRWLPNICKDVNGNKHSGNDQGSEATSDITSKHRLILESIVSLLPMEKGSVSCGFLLKLLKAGDILGASYSSKIELARRVGLQLEEANVSDLLIPSLSYTNETAYDVDIVLSILEQFMQGQSPPTSPPRAKTSFEKRRRSRSAEHIDYEFQESRRSSSASHSSKLKVAKLVDEYLQQIARDANLALSKVIALAEAIPDFARIDHDDLYRAIDIYLKSHPELSKSERKKLCRVLDCKKLSMEACMHAAQNDLLPLRVVVQVLFFEHARAAVAGGQVTDLPSNIKALFVNHGDDTSRIQQQLGSKGTGPADDEWSTASGLKSPKSKLSTLRMKLAEEDNDIDDNGHVRTSKLKGVFSIPSRPKRMLSKLWPSNRSASERH from the exons ATGAAATTTATGAAACTTGGATCTCGGCCAGATACTTTCTATACTACTGAGGCTGTAAG GTCTGTATCTACTGAAGTGTCAAGTGATCTTATAATTCAAATTAAAGGATATAGATATTTGCTTCACAAG TTTCCACTTTTTTCGAAATGTTTACGCTTACAGCGGTTATGTTCGGAATCTTCCAATTCTTCTCCGCAACAGTTGATTCAACTGCCAGACTTCCCTGGTGGAGTGGAAGCTTTTGAGATTTGTGCGAAATTCTGCTACGGTATTACGATTACCCTTAGTTCCTTCAACATTGTGTCAGCCCGTTGTGCGGCTGAATATCTTCAAATGACTGAGGAAGTGGAGAAAGGAAATCTTATTTGCAAGCTTGATTGTTTCTTAAATTACTGTATCTTACGCGGGTGGAAGGATTCACTGTTAACTTTGCAAAGTACAAGATCATTACCGTTGTGGTCAGAAGAACTTGGGATTACCAGCCGCTGTATTGATGCTATTGCCTTGAAAACTCAAGCCCACCCCTCAAGACTGAATTGGTTACATAGTACCTCTAGAGGCAGGGATGATGCTTCATTGTGTAACGGAACAGAGAGTCAACGGCATAGAACTGCATCAAAAGGTTGGTGGGCTGAAGATATCGCTGAATTGGGTATTGATCTCTACTGGCGAACCGTGGTTGCAATCAAAGCTGGTGGGAGAATACCTGCTTATCTTATTGGGGAAGCACTGAAAATCTATGCTTCAAGGTGGTTACCCAACATTTGTAAAGATGTAAATGGTAACAAACACAGTGGAAATGATCAAGGTTCAGAAGCAACGAGTGACATAACGTCGAAACATCGATTGATCTTAGAATCAATAGTAAGCTTACTTCCAATGGAGAAAGGGTCTGTCTCTTGCGGCTTCttgcttaagcttttgaaagctGGTGACATACTTGGTGCTTCTTATTCATCTAAGATTGAATTGGCACGAAGAGTTGGACTCCAGCTAGAAGAAGCGAATGTTAGTGATCTTTTAATACCTTCACTTTCCTACACGAACGAGACAGCTTACGATGTTGATATAGTCTTGTCCATATTAGAGCAGTTCATGCAAGGGCAGAGTCCTCCAACAAGCCCCCCAAGGGCCAAGACAAGTTTTGAGAAGAGGAGAAGGTCAAGGTCTGCAGAACATATCGATTACGAGTTTCAGGAAAGTAGGAGATCATCTTCAGCATCACATAGCTCAAAACTTAAGGTGGCAAAGCTTGTAGACGAGTATCTTCAACAGATTGCTAGAGATGCAAATCTGGCTCTGTCAAAGGTCATTGCTCTTGCAGAAGCCATACCAGATTTTGCAAGGATCGATCATGATGATCTTTATAGGGCCATTGACATTTACCTAAAG TCGCACCCGGAACTGAGTAAGAGTGAACGGAAAAAGTTATGCCGCGTTCTGGATTGCAAGAAGCTATCCATGGAAGCCTGTATGCACGCCGCACAGAATGATCTACTTCCGTTGAGGGTAGTCGTACAAGTCCTTTTCTTTGAACACGCAAGAGCAGCAGTAGCCGGTGGCCAAGTCACTGACCTACCTAGTAACATCAAAGCACTTTTTGTCAACCATGGAGATGATACGTCAAGGATTCAACAGCAACTAGGAAGCAAAGGAACTGGTCCAGCAGACGATGAATGGAGTACTGCCTCCGGCCTTAAATCACCGAAGTCAAAGTTATCAACACTTAGGATGAAATTAGCCGAAGAAGATAACGACATTGATGATAATGGTCATGTAAGAACTTCAAAGCTTAAAGGTGTTTTCTCGATTCCTTCTAGACCGAAAAGGATGTTGAGTAAGTTGTGGCCTAGTAATAGAAGTGCGAGTGAAAGACATTGA
- the LOC113341907 gene encoding BTB/POZ domain-containing protein At1g67900-like isoform X2, protein MTEEVEKGNLICKLDCFLNYCILRGWKDSLLTLQSTRSLPLWSEELGITSRCIDAIALKTQAHPSRLNWLHSTSRGRDDASLCNGTESQRHRTASKGWWAEDIAELGIDLYWRTVVAIKAGGRIPAYLIGEALKIYASRWLPNICKDVNGNKHSGNDQGSEATSDITSKHRLILESIVSLLPMEKGSVSCGFLLKLLKAGDILGASYSSKIELARRVGLQLEEANVSDLLIPSLSYTNETAYDVDIVLSILEQFMQGQSPPTSPPRAKTSFEKRRRSRSAEHIDYEFQESRRSSSASHSSKLKVAKLVDEYLQQIARDANLALSKVIALAEAIPDFARIDHDDLYRAIDIYLKSHPELSKSERKKLCRVLDCKKLSMEACMHAAQNDLLPLRVVVQVLFFEHARAAVAGGQVTDLPSNIKALFVNHGDDTSRIQQQLGSKGTGPADDEWSTASGLKSPKSKLSTLRMKLAEEDNDIDDNGHVRTSKLKGVFSIPSRPKRMLSKLWPSNRSASERH, encoded by the exons ATGACTGAGGAAGTGGAGAAAGGAAATCTTATTTGCAAGCTTGATTGTTTCTTAAATTACTGTATCTTACGCGGGTGGAAGGATTCACTGTTAACTTTGCAAAGTACAAGATCATTACCGTTGTGGTCAGAAGAACTTGGGATTACCAGCCGCTGTATTGATGCTATTGCCTTGAAAACTCAAGCCCACCCCTCAAGACTGAATTGGTTACATAGTACCTCTAGAGGCAGGGATGATGCTTCATTGTGTAACGGAACAGAGAGTCAACGGCATAGAACTGCATCAAAAGGTTGGTGGGCTGAAGATATCGCTGAATTGGGTATTGATCTCTACTGGCGAACCGTGGTTGCAATCAAAGCTGGTGGGAGAATACCTGCTTATCTTATTGGGGAAGCACTGAAAATCTATGCTTCAAGGTGGTTACCCAACATTTGTAAAGATGTAAATGGTAACAAACACAGTGGAAATGATCAAGGTTCAGAAGCAACGAGTGACATAACGTCGAAACATCGATTGATCTTAGAATCAATAGTAAGCTTACTTCCAATGGAGAAAGGGTCTGTCTCTTGCGGCTTCttgcttaagcttttgaaagctGGTGACATACTTGGTGCTTCTTATTCATCTAAGATTGAATTGGCACGAAGAGTTGGACTCCAGCTAGAAGAAGCGAATGTTAGTGATCTTTTAATACCTTCACTTTCCTACACGAACGAGACAGCTTACGATGTTGATATAGTCTTGTCCATATTAGAGCAGTTCATGCAAGGGCAGAGTCCTCCAACAAGCCCCCCAAGGGCCAAGACAAGTTTTGAGAAGAGGAGAAGGTCAAGGTCTGCAGAACATATCGATTACGAGTTTCAGGAAAGTAGGAGATCATCTTCAGCATCACATAGCTCAAAACTTAAGGTGGCAAAGCTTGTAGACGAGTATCTTCAACAGATTGCTAGAGATGCAAATCTGGCTCTGTCAAAGGTCATTGCTCTTGCAGAAGCCATACCAGATTTTGCAAGGATCGATCATGATGATCTTTATAGGGCCATTGACATTTACCTAAAG TCGCACCCGGAACTGAGTAAGAGTGAACGGAAAAAGTTATGCCGCGTTCTGGATTGCAAGAAGCTATCCATGGAAGCCTGTATGCACGCCGCACAGAATGATCTACTTCCGTTGAGGGTAGTCGTACAAGTCCTTTTCTTTGAACACGCAAGAGCAGCAGTAGCCGGTGGCCAAGTCACTGACCTACCTAGTAACATCAAAGCACTTTTTGTCAACCATGGAGATGATACGTCAAGGATTCAACAGCAACTAGGAAGCAAAGGAACTGGTCCAGCAGACGATGAATGGAGTACTGCCTCCGGCCTTAAATCACCGAAGTCAAAGTTATCAACACTTAGGATGAAATTAGCCGAAGAAGATAACGACATTGATGATAATGGTCATGTAAGAACTTCAAAGCTTAAAGGTGTTTTCTCGATTCCTTCTAGACCGAAAAGGATGTTGAGTAAGTTGTGGCCTAGTAATAGAAGTGCGAGTGAAAGACATTGA